From the Caballeronia sp. NK8 genome, one window contains:
- a CDS encoding arginine/lysine/ornithine decarboxylase — protein sequence MKFRFPVVIIDEDFRSENISGSGIRALAEAIEKEGAEVLGLTSYGDLAAFAQQSSRASCFILSIDDDELLPYADNVVVEGDTPELASAIVALRAFINAVRRRNADIPIFLYGETRTSRHLPNDILRELHGFIHMFEDTPEFVARHVIREAKVYLDSLAPPFFKELVQYAEEGSYSWHCPGHSGGVAFLKNPLGQMFHQFFGENMLRADVCNAVDELGQLLDHTGPVAASERNAARIFSADHLFFVTNGTSTSNKIVWHATVAPGDIVLVDRNCHKSILHAITMTGAIPVFLTPTRNHFGIIGPIPRDEFKPENIRRKIEANPFAREALAKNPKIKPRILTITQSTYDGVIYNVEMIKDLLGDLLDTLHFDEAWLPHAEFHSFYQDMHAIGAGRPRTGALVFATHSTHKLLAGISQASQILVQDSENSTFDRHRFNEAYLMHTSTSPQYAIIASCDVAAAMMEAPGGTALVEESIAEALDFRRAMRKVDAEYGDDWFFKVWGPDALAEEGIGDREDWMLKPNDRWHGFGALAENFNMLDPIKATIITPGLDVDGEFGETGIPAAIVTKYLAEHGIIVEKTGLYSFFIMFTIGITKGRWNSMVTELQQFKDDYDNNQPLWRVLPEFVAQHPSYERIGLRDLCEQIHSVYRANNIARLTTEMYLSSMEPAMKPSEAFAKLAHREIDRVPIDELEGRVTSILLTPYPPGIPLLIPGERFNRTIVDYLRFAREFNERFPGFHTDIHGLVGEMINGRIEYFVDCVRG from the coding sequence ATGAAGTTTCGCTTCCCCGTCGTCATCATCGACGAAGATTTTCGCTCCGAGAACATCTCGGGTTCCGGCATCCGGGCGCTTGCCGAGGCGATCGAGAAAGAAGGCGCCGAAGTGCTCGGCCTCACGAGCTACGGCGATCTCGCCGCGTTCGCGCAGCAGTCGAGCCGCGCGTCGTGCTTCATCCTTTCGATCGATGACGACGAGCTGCTGCCTTACGCCGATAACGTCGTCGTCGAAGGCGACACGCCGGAACTGGCATCGGCGATCGTCGCGCTGCGCGCGTTCATCAACGCCGTGCGCCGCCGCAACGCCGACATCCCCATCTTCCTGTATGGCGAAACGCGCACCTCGCGCCATCTGCCGAACGACATCTTGCGCGAGCTGCATGGCTTCATCCACATGTTCGAGGACACGCCGGAGTTCGTCGCACGGCACGTGATCCGTGAAGCGAAGGTGTATCTCGATTCGCTCGCGCCGCCGTTCTTCAAGGAACTGGTGCAATACGCGGAAGAAGGCTCGTATTCGTGGCATTGCCCGGGGCACTCGGGCGGCGTCGCGTTCCTGAAGAATCCGCTCGGGCAGATGTTCCATCAGTTCTTCGGCGAGAACATGCTGCGCGCGGACGTGTGCAACGCCGTCGACGAACTCGGCCAGCTGCTCGATCACACGGGCCCGGTCGCGGCGTCGGAGCGCAACGCTGCGCGTATCTTCAGCGCGGATCATCTGTTCTTCGTGACCAACGGCACGTCGACGTCCAACAAGATCGTGTGGCACGCGACCGTGGCGCCGGGCGATATCGTTCTGGTCGACCGCAACTGCCACAAGTCGATCCTGCACGCGATCACGATGACCGGCGCGATTCCCGTGTTCCTCACGCCGACGCGCAATCACTTCGGCATCATCGGGCCGATTCCGCGCGACGAGTTCAAGCCCGAGAACATCCGCAGGAAGATCGAGGCGAATCCGTTCGCGCGCGAAGCGCTCGCGAAGAACCCGAAGATCAAGCCGCGCATCCTGACGATCACGCAAAGCACCTACGACGGCGTGATCTACAACGTCGAGATGATCAAGGACCTGCTCGGCGATCTGCTCGACACGCTTCACTTCGACGAAGCCTGGCTGCCGCACGCCGAGTTCCACTCGTTCTATCAGGACATGCACGCGATCGGCGCGGGCCGGCCGCGCACGGGCGCGCTCGTGTTCGCGACGCACTCCACGCACAAGCTGCTCGCGGGCATTTCGCAGGCGTCGCAGATTCTCGTGCAGGACAGCGAGAACAGCACGTTCGACCGCCATCGCTTCAACGAAGCGTATCTGATGCATACGTCGACGTCGCCGCAATACGCGATCATCGCGTCGTGCGACGTGGCCGCCGCGATGATGGAAGCGCCGGGCGGCACGGCGCTCGTCGAGGAATCGATCGCCGAGGCGCTCGATTTCCGCCGCGCGATGCGCAAGGTCGATGCCGAATATGGCGACGACTGGTTCTTCAAGGTCTGGGGCCCGGACGCACTGGCGGAAGAGGGTATCGGCGACCGCGAGGACTGGATGCTGAAGCCCAACGACCGCTGGCACGGCTTCGGCGCGCTCGCGGAAAACTTCAACATGCTCGATCCGATCAAGGCGACGATCATCACGCCGGGACTCGACGTGGACGGCGAATTCGGCGAGACCGGCATTCCGGCCGCGATCGTGACGAAGTATCTGGCGGAGCACGGCATCATCGTGGAGAAGACCGGGCTTTACTCGTTCTTCATCATGTTCACGATCGGCATCACGAAGGGCCGCTGGAACTCGATGGTCACCGAACTCCAGCAGTTCAAGGACGACTACGACAACAACCAGCCGCTGTGGCGCGTGCTGCCCGAGTTCGTCGCGCAGCATCCGTCGTACGAGCGCATCGGCCTGCGCGATCTGTGCGAGCAGATCCACAGCGTCTATCGCGCGAACAACATCGCGCGTCTGACGACCGAGATGTATCTGTCGAGCATGGAGCCGGCGATGAAACCGTCCGAGGCGTTCGCCAAGCTCGCGCACCGTGAGATCGATCGCGTACCGATCGACGAACTCGAAGGCCGCGTCACGTCGATTCTGCTCACGCCGTATCCGCCGGGCATTCCGTTGCTGATTCCGGGCGAGCGCTTCAATCGCACGATCGTCGATTACCTGCGCTTCGCGCGCGAGTTCAACGAGCGCTTCCCGGGCTTCCATACGGATATCCACGGGCTCGTCGGCGAGATGATCAACGGGCGCATCGAGTATTTTGTCGATTGCGTGCGCGGCTGA
- the gstA gene encoding glutathione transferase GstA, with the protein MKLFYKAGACSLASHIVLEESGLPYETEAVDLKTKLTASGADFTKINAKGYVPALLLDNGELLTEGPAIMQYIADQVPAKHLAPLNDAMARYRLQGWLTFIGTELHKNFSPFFNPAASSDWKAAAMANLERRLTYVAQQVDDKQFLLGNEFGIGDAYLFTVLGWAKHIDLDLGKWPALVAYQERVGARAGVQAAMKAEGLI; encoded by the coding sequence TTGAAACTGTTCTACAAAGCAGGCGCCTGTTCCCTCGCATCACACATCGTCCTCGAAGAATCGGGGCTGCCTTACGAGACCGAAGCCGTCGATCTCAAGACCAAGCTCACCGCGAGCGGCGCGGATTTCACCAAGATCAACGCGAAGGGCTACGTTCCCGCCCTGCTGCTCGACAACGGCGAACTGCTCACCGAAGGCCCCGCGATCATGCAATACATCGCGGATCAGGTTCCGGCGAAACACCTCGCGCCGCTCAACGACGCCATGGCGCGCTATCGCCTGCAAGGCTGGCTCACGTTCATCGGCACCGAACTGCACAAGAATTTCTCGCCGTTCTTCAATCCGGCCGCCAGCAGCGACTGGAAAGCCGCCGCGATGGCCAACCTCGAACGCCGTCTCACCTATGTCGCGCAACAGGTCGACGACAAGCAGTTCCTGCTCGGCAACGAATTCGGCATCGGCGACGCCTACCTCTTCACCGTCCTCGGCTGGGCGAAGCACATCGATCTCGATCTCGGCAAGTGGCCCGCGCTCGTCGCGTATCAGGAGCGTGTCGGCGCGCGTGCCGGCGTGCAGGCAGCGATGAAAGCGGAAGGCCTGATCTGA
- a CDS encoding T6SS amidase immunity protein Tai4 family protein, with protein MLRTTALAFVAVNQLANAASEVAPKDVQIALLKDWALSRCLAKMYADPVAKSDANATASAYLEKSNLPMDAYDAADRLASDYANRKYAGSIESGFGTKKCIDFFESEELRELATRHVEALLRTH; from the coding sequence TTGCTGCGGACCACCGCACTCGCATTCGTTGCGGTGAACCAATTAGCGAACGCCGCATCGGAAGTCGCCCCCAAAGACGTGCAAATCGCATTATTGAAAGACTGGGCCCTGAGCCGATGTCTCGCGAAGATGTACGCCGATCCGGTTGCCAAAAGTGACGCGAACGCCACAGCGAGCGCTTACCTCGAGAAGAGTAATTTGCCGATGGACGCGTACGATGCGGCCGACCGCCTGGCGTCGGATTACGCCAACCGGAAGTACGCGGGCTCGATCGAATCGGGGTTCGGCACAAAGAAGTGCATCGATTTCTTTGAGAGCGAGGAGCTGCGCGAACTCGCGACGAGACACGTCGAAGCGCTGCTAAGGACTCACTAA
- a CDS encoding bestrophin family protein, with translation MIIRPKLNWFRLLFVWHGSVLPQLLPRLGLIFALSVAAIFMHDHMRTYPIGLGTPPFALVGIALAVFLGFRNSASYERWWEGRKLWGSLLNTSRALAQQVLSLPDPRERAESRRFLAALGGLAHALRHQLRATDALADLAPRLPPDLHARVAVARFRPALILLWLGEWVAQRRREGAIDGYAVLAIEHNLNALSEVIGGCERIATTPLPFSYSVMIHRTIYLFCALLPFGLVDGAGLLTPLFALLVAYAFMALEAIAAQIEDPFGMEENDLALNAICEAIETALHDMAADSEFAMPPAGGPTMQRKFVID, from the coding sequence ATGATCATCCGCCCCAAGCTCAATTGGTTCCGGCTGCTGTTCGTGTGGCATGGCTCCGTGCTGCCGCAACTGCTGCCGCGCCTCGGGCTGATCTTCGCGCTGTCCGTCGCGGCGATCTTCATGCACGACCACATGCGAACCTATCCGATCGGCCTCGGCACACCGCCGTTCGCGCTCGTCGGCATCGCGCTCGCGGTATTTCTCGGCTTTCGCAATAGCGCGAGCTACGAGCGCTGGTGGGAAGGCCGCAAGTTGTGGGGTTCGCTGCTCAACACGTCGCGCGCGCTTGCCCAGCAGGTATTGTCGCTGCCTGATCCGCGCGAACGCGCTGAGTCGCGGCGTTTTCTGGCCGCGCTCGGTGGGCTGGCGCATGCGCTGCGGCATCAGTTGCGCGCCACCGATGCACTCGCCGATCTCGCGCCGCGTCTGCCGCCCGATCTGCACGCGCGGGTGGCCGTCGCCAGGTTCCGCCCCGCGCTGATTCTGCTCTGGCTCGGCGAATGGGTCGCGCAACGCAGACGCGAAGGCGCAATCGACGGCTATGCGGTGCTCGCTATCGAACACAATCTGAATGCGCTGTCGGAAGTGATCGGCGGATGCGAGCGCATCGCGACGACGCCGCTGCCGTTCTCGTATTCGGTGATGATTCACCGCACGATTTATTTATTCTGCGCGCTGCTGCCCTTTGGGCTCGTCGATGGCGCGGGCTTGCTCACCCCGCTTTTCGCGTTGCTCGTGGCGTACGCGTTCATGGCGCTGGAAGCAATCGCCGCGCAGATCGAAGATCCGTTCGGGATGGAAGAAAACGATCTCGCGTTGAACGCGATATGTGAAGCCATCGAGACTGCGCTGCATGATATGGCCGCCGATTCCGAATTTGCGATGCCGCCGGCGGGCGGCCCGACGATGCAGCGGAAGTTCGTGATCGATTAG
- the argH gene encoding argininosuccinate lyase, translating to MTSQLHKKGEAWSARFSEPMSELVKRYTSSVFFDNRLALVDIQGSLAHASMLAAQKIIGTDDLAAIERGMAQIKGEIERGEFEWKLDLEDVHLNIEARLTALIGDAGKRLHTGRSRNDQVATDIRLWLRGEIDRIGDLLKDLRLALIDMAEKHADTIMPGFTHLQVAQPVTFGHHLLAYVEMFARDAERMRDLRKRVNRLPLGAAALAGTSYPIDRHAVAATLGFDGICANSLDAVSDRDFAIEFTAAAALVMTHVSRFSEELVLWMSPRVGFIDLADRFCTGSSIMPQKKNPDVPELARGKTGRVNGHLMALLTLMKGQPLAYNKDNQEDKEPLFDTVDTVADTLRIFAEMAAGITVKPEAMRAAALQGFSTATDLADYLVKRGLPFRDAHEAVAHAVRICVDRECDIADLSLEEMRRELPNVAHLIGEDVFEYLTLEGSVASRNHPGGTAPDQVRAAAKAARAAL from the coding sequence ATGACGTCCCAACTGCACAAAAAAGGCGAAGCCTGGTCGGCTCGCTTCTCCGAGCCGATGTCGGAACTCGTCAAACGCTATACGTCGTCGGTGTTCTTCGACAATCGGCTCGCGCTCGTCGACATTCAGGGCTCGCTCGCGCACGCGTCGATGCTCGCGGCGCAGAAGATCATCGGCACGGACGACCTCGCCGCCATCGAGCGCGGCATGGCGCAGATCAAGGGCGAAATCGAGCGCGGCGAATTCGAGTGGAAGCTGGATCTGGAAGACGTGCATCTGAATATCGAGGCGCGTTTGACGGCCCTGATCGGCGATGCGGGCAAGCGCCTGCACACCGGCCGCTCGCGCAACGACCAGGTCGCGACCGATATCCGCCTGTGGCTGCGCGGCGAGATCGACCGCATCGGCGATCTGCTGAAGGATCTGCGTCTCGCGCTCATCGACATGGCCGAAAAGCACGCCGACACCATCATGCCCGGCTTCACGCATTTGCAAGTGGCGCAACCGGTGACGTTCGGCCATCACCTGCTCGCGTATGTCGAAATGTTCGCGCGCGACGCCGAACGCATGCGCGATCTGCGTAAGCGCGTGAACCGTCTGCCGCTGGGCGCGGCGGCGCTCGCGGGCACGAGCTATCCGATCGACCGTCACGCCGTGGCGGCCACGCTCGGCTTCGACGGCATCTGCGCGAATTCGCTCGATGCGGTCTCCGACCGCGATTTCGCGATCGAATTCACCGCGGCGGCCGCGCTCGTCATGACGCACGTGTCGCGCTTCTCCGAAGAACTCGTGCTGTGGATGAGCCCGCGCGTCGGTTTCATCGATCTGGCGGACCGCTTCTGCACGGGTTCGTCGATCATGCCGCAGAAGAAGAATCCCGACGTGCCCGAACTCGCGCGCGGCAAGACCGGCCGCGTGAACGGCCATCTGATGGCGCTGCTCACGCTGATGAAAGGCCAGCCGCTCGCGTACAACAAGGACAATCAGGAAGACAAGGAACCGCTGTTCGATACCGTCGATACGGTCGCGGACACGCTGCGCATCTTCGCGGAAATGGCGGCGGGCATCACCGTCAAGCCAGAAGCAATGCGCGCGGCGGCGCTGCAAGGCTTCTCGACCGCGACCGACCTCGCGGATTACCTCGTGAAGCGCGGCCTGCCCTTCCGCGATGCACACGAAGCCGTCGCGCATGCGGTGCGGATCTGCGTGGATCGCGAATGCGACATCGCGGATTTGTCGCTCGAAGAGATGCGTCGCGAATTGCCGAACGTCGCGCATCTGATCGGCGAAGACGTGTTCGAGTATCTGACGCTCGAAGGCTCGGTTGCGAGCCGCAATCATCCGGGCGGCACCGCGCCGGATCAGGTCCGCGCGGCGGCGAAGGCGGCGCGCGCGGCTCTTTGA